A genomic segment from Cyprinus carpio isolate SPL01 chromosome A22, ASM1834038v1, whole genome shotgun sequence encodes:
- the tpm4a gene encoding LOW QUALITY PROTEIN: tropomyosin alpha-1 chain (The sequence of the model RefSeq protein was modified relative to this genomic sequence to represent the inferred CDS: inserted 1 base in 1 codon; deleted 2 bases in 2 codons), which produces MEAIKKKMQMLKLDKENAIDRAEQAETEQKAAEDKCKQLEDELVGLQKKLKQTEDELDKYSEALKDAQEKLEMSEKKAADAEGDVAGLNRRIQLVEEELDRAQERLATALQKLEEAEKAADESERGMKVIENRATKDEEKMEIQEMQLKEAKHIAEEADRKYEEVARKLVILEGELERAEERAEVAECKASDLEEELKNVTNNLKSLEAQAEKYSEKEDKYEEEIKVLXDKLKEAETRAEFAERTVAKLEKSIDDLEDELYAQKLKYKAISEELDHALNDMTSL; this is translated from the exons ATGGAGGCCATCAAGAAGAAGATGCAGATGCTCAAACTGGACAAGGAGAATGCCATAGACCGAGCTGAGCAGGCCGAGACGGAACAGAAAGCTGCTGAGGACAAATGCAAGCAG CTGGAGGATGAACTGGTTGGCCTGCAGAAAAAGCTCAAACAGACTGAAGATGAACTGGACAAGTACTCAGAGGCCCTGAAAGATGCCCAAGAGAAACTGGAAATGTCTGAGAAAAAAGCTGCTGAT GCTGAGGGTGATGTGGCGGGCCTG AACCGCAGGATTCAGCTGGTGGAGGAGGAACTGGATCGTGCTCAGGAGAGGCTG GCAACTGCACTGCAGAAACTGGAAGAGGCGGAGAAAGCAGCAGACGAGAGTGAGAG AGGCATGAAGGTAATCGAGAACCGTGCCACAAAGGATGAGGAGAAGATGGAGATCCAGGAGATGCAGCTGAAGGAGGCCAAACATATCGCCGAGGAGGCCGACCGCAAATACGAAGAG GTGGCCCGTAAACTGGTGATTCTCGAGGGGGAGCTGGAGCGAGCTGAGGAGAGAGCCGAAGTCGCTGAATG CAAAGCTAGTGATTTGGAGGAGGAATTGAAAAACGTTACCAACAACCTTAAATCCCTAGAGGCTCAGGCAGAGAAA TACTCAGAAAAAGAAGACAAGTATGAAGAGGAAATCAAAGTCT GCGACAAGCTGAAGGAG GCTGAGACCCGCGCAGAGTTTGCAGAGAGGACAGTGGCCAAACTGGAAAAATCCATTGACGACCTGGAAG ATGAACTCTATGCTCAGAAGCTGAAGTATAAAGCCATTTCTGAGGAGCTGGACCATGCGCTAAATGACATGACCTCCCTGTAG